The Carnobacterium divergens genome includes a window with the following:
- a CDS encoding AzlC family ABC transporter permease gives MRKQEWLEALKVIYPVTIGFVSLGMACGMVLYDAGFSPLSILLMSLLVYAGASQFMVASMLVMGATVPAMIMMTFFLNLRHVLMSSSMSTHFKNSSIPMIFLYTHSLADESYAVNYNQFHNHEWSETKALKTGIIPYVVWGISTFIGGIIGSNLSINTTIMNYVLIAMFICLLVMQFVSPLFLVVGIVAGFFSVVLMILLKHNIALVIAAILASFVGFFIDQYLTSKKGAVSDES, from the coding sequence ATGAGAAAGCAAGAATGGTTAGAGGCTTTAAAGGTCATTTATCCAGTAACAATTGGTTTTGTATCATTGGGAATGGCTTGTGGAATGGTGTTGTATGATGCTGGATTCAGCCCGTTAAGTATTTTATTAATGAGCTTGCTTGTATATGCAGGAGCTTCACAATTTATGGTGGCTTCGATGCTTGTGATGGGGGCAACAGTGCCGGCAATGATTATGATGACGTTTTTTTTAAATTTAAGACATGTTCTAATGAGTTCAAGTATGTCAACGCATTTTAAAAACAGTTCGATTCCAATGATTTTCTTGTACACGCACTCCTTAGCAGATGAGAGCTATGCAGTGAATTACAATCAATTTCATAATCATGAATGGAGTGAGACGAAGGCCTTGAAAACAGGGATTATTCCGTATGTCGTTTGGGGAATAAGTACTTTTATAGGAGGAATTATTGGCAGTAATTTAAGCATTAATACAACGATTATGAACTATGTGCTGATTGCGATGTTTATTTGCTTATTAGTGATGCAGTTTGTTTCTCCATTATTTTTAGTAGTAGGGATTGTTGCAGGCTTTTTTTCGGTGGTGTTAATGATTTTATTGAAGCATAATATTGCCTTAGTTATTGCGGCTATTCTAGCTTCTTTTGTGGGATTTTTCATAGATCAGTATTTGACTTCCAAAAAAGGGGCGGTGTCTGATGAGTCGTGA
- the gpmA gene encoding 2,3-diphosphoglycerate-dependent phosphoglycerate mutase produces MKLVFVRHGLSDWNALNQFTGWVDVDLSEAGLAEATEAGRKIKEAGLEFDVAFTSVLKRAIKTCHIVLEESDQLWVPEVKSWRLNERHYGALQGLNKKETAEKYGADQVQLWRRSYDTLPPLLAPTDPGSATNDRRYANLQKSRIPMGENLKVTLERVIPFWEDQIAPAILDHKTVLVAAHGNSLRALAKYIEGISDDDIMALEIPTGQPLVYELNEDLSVSKKYYL; encoded by the coding sequence ATGAAATTAGTTTTTGTACGTCACGGACTGAGTGATTGGAATGCCTTGAATCAATTTACCGGTTGGGTGGATGTTGATTTAAGTGAAGCAGGATTAGCAGAAGCAACGGAAGCAGGTCGTAAAATCAAAGAAGCAGGCCTTGAATTTGATGTTGCCTTTACTTCTGTCTTAAAAAGGGCCATTAAAACCTGTCACATCGTGTTAGAAGAATCTGATCAATTATGGGTTCCAGAAGTAAAATCTTGGCGCTTAAATGAACGTCATTATGGAGCGTTACAGGGCTTAAATAAAAAAGAAACAGCTGAAAAATATGGTGCAGACCAAGTTCAATTATGGCGTCGTTCGTATGATACCTTGCCACCATTATTGGCACCAACGGATCCAGGATCTGCAACAAATGACCGTCGCTATGCAAACTTACAAAAAAGTCGTATTCCAATGGGTGAAAATTTGAAAGTAACGCTAGAACGCGTTATTCCTTTCTGGGAAGATCAAATCGCTCCAGCTATCTTGGATCACAAAACTGTTTTAGTAGCAGCACATGGCAATTCATTGCGTGCCTTAGCAAAATACATTGAGGGCATTTCAGATGACGATATTATGGCATTGGAAATTCCAACAGGTCAACCGTTAGTTTATGAATTAAATGAAGATTTATCGGTTAGTAAAAAATATTATTTATAA
- a CDS encoding pyrimidine-nucleoside phosphorylase: MLKKIVYSAWLISIIYFICYLTMPFLENAVKNGGLMIYIHVIMDLILIGGFFFVFVSIIRFFFANPDK, encoded by the coding sequence ATGTTAAAAAAAATCGTTTATAGCGCTTGGTTGATTAGTATTATTTATTTTATTTGTTACTTAACAATGCCTTTTCTTGAAAATGCAGTAAAAAACGGTGGCTTGATGATCTACATTCATGTCATTATGGATTTAATTTTAATTGGCGGCTTTTTCTTTGTATTTGTATCAATTATCCGTTTCTTTTTTGCAAATCCAGATAAATAA
- a CDS encoding formate/nitrite transporter family protein encodes MYTPDEILDITIQMGKKKIAKPLSSKLLLGFVGGAMISLGYLAYIRVASSMIEEWGSFASFIGACVFPIGLIVILLGGGELITGNMMAVSAAWLDKKVTMKELLINWLTITVANIVGALFVAYFFGHIVGLTSSGAFLHETVTLAQGKVAASPLQAFISGIGCNWFVGLALWLCYGAKDASGKMLGIWFPVMTFVAIGFQHSVANLFVIPAAIFEGGATWSQLIQNFVPVYLGNIVGGAVFVSALYYKALKH; translated from the coding sequence ATGTACACACCAGATGAAATTCTAGACATTACCATCCAAATGGGCAAAAAGAAAATTGCCAAACCGTTATCAAGTAAGCTATTACTTGGATTTGTAGGAGGGGCGATGATTTCGTTAGGCTATTTAGCTTATATTCGGGTTGCCTCGTCAATGATTGAAGAATGGGGAAGTTTTGCAAGCTTTATTGGCGCTTGTGTTTTCCCAATCGGTTTGATTGTGATTCTTTTAGGTGGAGGCGAGTTGATTACAGGAAATATGATGGCTGTTTCGGCTGCTTGGTTGGATAAAAAGGTAACAATGAAAGAATTGCTTATCAATTGGTTGACGATTACAGTAGCTAACATTGTTGGCGCACTTTTCGTAGCGTACTTTTTTGGTCATATCGTAGGCTTAACAAGTTCAGGTGCTTTTTTACATGAAACAGTCACTTTAGCTCAAGGGAAAGTTGCGGCTAGTCCGCTGCAAGCCTTTATTTCAGGAATCGGCTGTAATTGGTTTGTAGGATTAGCTTTATGGTTATGTTACGGTGCTAAAGATGCATCAGGTAAGATGTTAGGGATTTGGTTTCCTGTCATGACCTTTGTTGCGATTGGGTTTCAACATAGTGTGGCTAATTTGTTCGTGATTCCAGCTGCGATCTTTGAAGGTGGTGCAACTTGGAGTCAACTGATTCAAAATTTTGTTCCAGTTTATTTAGGCAATATTGTTGGTGGAGCTGTATTTGTCTCAGCGTTATACTACAAAGCCTTAAAACATTAA
- the rpiA gene encoding ribose-5-phosphate isomerase RpiA, giving the protein MNLKQMVGEKAAEYIKEGMVVGLGTGSTAYYMVEALGRRVNEGLNIIGVTTSTRTKEQAEGLGIPLKSVDEVDVIDITIDGADEISRDFQGIKGGGGALLFEKIVADYSKKVIWIVDESKMVDELGTFPLPIEVMPYGSLQLFKIFEAKGYQPEFRLDEAGEKYVTDGGHLLIDLNMKEIKEPHALATWLDGLTGVVEHGLFLDRVNTVIVGYENGPVVKEVR; this is encoded by the coding sequence GTGAATTTAAAGCAGATGGTTGGAGAAAAAGCAGCTGAATACATCAAAGAGGGTATGGTAGTTGGATTAGGAACAGGGTCTACTGCTTACTACATGGTGGAAGCTTTAGGACGTAGAGTGAATGAAGGTTTGAATATTATTGGTGTAACGACGTCAACAAGAACGAAGGAACAGGCTGAAGGCTTAGGCATTCCACTTAAAAGTGTAGACGAAGTAGATGTGATTGACATTACGATTGACGGAGCAGATGAAATCAGTCGTGACTTTCAAGGCATTAAAGGCGGCGGCGGTGCACTGTTATTTGAAAAAATCGTAGCAGATTATTCTAAAAAAGTGATTTGGATTGTAGACGAAAGCAAAATGGTTGATGAATTAGGCACGTTCCCATTGCCAATCGAAGTCATGCCTTACGGAAGTCTTCAATTGTTTAAAATTTTTGAGGCAAAAGGCTATCAACCAGAATTTCGCTTAGATGAAGCTGGTGAAAAATATGTAACAGATGGCGGTCACTTATTGATTGATTTAAACATGAAAGAAATCAAGGAACCACATGCCTTAGCAACGTGGTTAGATGGCTTAACAGGCGTGGTAGAGCATGGCTTGTTTTTAGATCGTGTGAATACTGTCATTGTGGGTTATGAGAATGGTCCAGTTGTGAAAGAAGTGCGTTAA
- a CDS encoding ASCH domain-containing protein: MENESAKQLWQNFKLQNPNVPDTYSVWAFGDSKEMADELSALVLSGLKTATCSALHGYKLENEPIPKAGDYSVILDGNGEAMGIVQNRKVTIYSFEEVPETIAYEEGEGDRTLAYWREEHEAFFKREFAEMDWEFSPSMEIVCEQFELVYAA; this comes from the coding sequence ATGGAAAATGAATCCGCAAAACAGCTTTGGCAGAATTTTAAATTACAAAATCCAAACGTACCAGATACGTACTCTGTTTGGGCATTTGGCGACTCAAAAGAAATGGCCGATGAACTTTCAGCATTGGTGCTTTCAGGGTTGAAAACAGCTACTTGTAGTGCGTTGCATGGTTATAAATTAGAAAACGAGCCGATTCCAAAAGCTGGTGATTATTCAGTTATTTTGGATGGAAATGGTGAAGCAATGGGGATTGTTCAAAATCGTAAAGTAACAATTTACTCTTTTGAAGAAGTTCCAGAAACCATCGCTTACGAAGAAGGGGAAGGCGATCGAACCCTAGCCTACTGGCGTGAAGAACATGAAGCGTTTTTCAAGCGTGAATTCGCTGAAATGGATTGGGAGTTTAGCCCCTCAATGGAGATTGTGTGCGAACAATTTGAATTGGTTTATGCGGCTTAA
- the nifJ gene encoding pyruvate:ferredoxin (flavodoxin) oxidoreductase translates to MRKQKTMDGNTAAAYISYAFTEVAAIYPITPSSTMAELVDQWSSDGKKNLFGQEVKVVEMQSEAGAAGVVHGSLKTGTLTSTYTASQGLLLMIPNMYKIAGELLPTVFHVASRAVTTNALNIFGDHSDVMAARQTGFAMLCEGSVQEVMDLSAVAHLATLESSLPFVNFFDGFRTSHEIQKIDVLEYDELKGLMNKDALTVFRHNGMNPNHPTVSGTNQNPDIHFQQRETINSHYETVPTIVKHYMDEINQLRGTNYDLVNYYGHAEATEVLVAMGSVTPVIEEVVDYLNSQGKQVGLMNIRLYRPFPVASFIEQLPKTVERIAVLDRTKEPGAGGEPLLLDVQSVLYDSAIRPKVIGGRYGLGSKDVTSSDILGIFDHLSQDETSLKPRFTVGIVDDVTYLSLPKGEKIDLTPAGTYQAKFWGFGSDGTVGANKSAIKLIGDHTDLYAQGYFSYDSKKSGGLTVSHLRFGQEPIKSSFLIETADFVACHTAAYLNQYDLVKGLKKGGIFLLNTAWDDEQLSKMLPTKLKKYLVENDIQFYTINAVKLANEVGLGRRINTIMQTAFFKVTEIMPFEEVVDLMKADAMAVYGKKSIKIAETNQKAIDAAVELVHKVTIPESWATEEVSEEERDTSHLPKFVFNILEPMNRQEGDSLTVKNLIDNKMTSGEIPVGMAAYEKRGVALEVPEWIPENCTMCNECAFVCPHAAIRPFLADEEEMEEAPAGYIVRDIRGADGLNYRIQVAVDDCTGCGLCVAACPAKEKAIQMRPYEEQKEQAVNWAFSMTLKAKANPFKKNTVRGSQFEQPLMEFSGACSGCGETPYVKLLTQLFGDRMMIANATGCSSIWGGSSPATPYTTNSEGCGPAWSNSLLEDNAEYGYGMHLANQSRREGIALKMIEAIEAGIPSDGLKEAFENWMNGMLEGEGTKERANELLFALLQEKEQAPILEEIYQERNLFIKPSQWMIGGDGWAYDIGFGGIDHVLASGEDVNMLVMDNEVYSNTGGQTSKATPTSAIAKFAASGKYASKKDLGMMAMSYGNVYVAQIALGANQAQTIKAFEEAEKFPGPSLIIAYTPCIVHGLVGGMGNALKETKEAVDSGYWSLYRFNPLLSEKGKIPMILDYKKPQFADMKEFMMTQTRFSSLSKANPSVADHLFEKTVEDAKIRFYNYARMTGQEEKIKSKLEKE, encoded by the coding sequence ATGAGAAAGCAAAAAACAATGGATGGCAATACGGCAGCGGCCTATATTTCATATGCGTTCACTGAAGTTGCAGCGATTTATCCAATTACCCCCAGTTCAACAATGGCCGAATTAGTGGATCAATGGTCATCAGATGGCAAGAAAAATTTATTTGGGCAAGAAGTGAAAGTTGTTGAAATGCAATCAGAAGCAGGCGCGGCAGGCGTTGTTCACGGGTCGCTAAAAACCGGAACGTTAACCTCGACCTACACCGCTTCACAAGGCTTGCTGTTGATGATTCCCAATATGTATAAAATCGCAGGCGAATTGTTGCCAACTGTTTTTCACGTTGCCAGTCGCGCAGTCACAACGAATGCGCTAAATATTTTTGGCGATCATAGTGACGTAATGGCAGCTCGTCAAACAGGTTTTGCCATGCTTTGTGAAGGCAGTGTTCAAGAAGTGATGGATTTATCTGCTGTTGCACATTTAGCGACACTAGAAAGTTCATTACCCTTTGTAAACTTTTTTGATGGCTTTCGTACAAGTCATGAGATTCAAAAAATCGATGTCTTAGAATACGATGAATTAAAAGGTCTTATGAACAAAGACGCTCTGACAGTCTTTCGTCATAATGGGATGAATCCAAATCATCCAACGGTTAGTGGAACAAACCAAAATCCTGATATTCATTTTCAACAAAGAGAAACGATTAATAGTCATTATGAAACTGTTCCAACGATCGTGAAACACTACATGGATGAAATCAACCAGTTGCGAGGAACGAATTATGATTTGGTGAATTATTATGGGCATGCTGAAGCAACAGAAGTTCTTGTTGCAATGGGCTCTGTGACGCCGGTTATTGAAGAAGTTGTGGACTATTTAAATAGTCAAGGCAAGCAAGTGGGCTTGATGAATATTCGCTTGTATCGTCCATTTCCAGTTGCAAGCTTTATTGAGCAGTTGCCAAAAACAGTCGAAAGAATTGCTGTTTTAGATCGTACAAAAGAACCAGGAGCAGGTGGAGAGCCACTTTTATTAGATGTTCAAAGTGTCCTTTATGATTCAGCGATACGTCCAAAAGTAATTGGTGGACGATATGGTCTAGGATCAAAAGACGTGACGTCAAGCGATATTTTAGGGATTTTTGACCATTTAAGTCAAGATGAAACGTCATTGAAACCGAGATTTACAGTTGGAATCGTGGATGATGTGACGTATTTATCCTTGCCTAAAGGGGAAAAAATTGATTTAACACCAGCTGGAACGTATCAAGCAAAATTCTGGGGCTTTGGTAGTGATGGAACGGTGGGAGCGAATAAATCAGCCATTAAATTGATTGGGGATCATACTGATTTGTATGCACAAGGGTATTTTTCCTATGATTCTAAAAAGTCTGGCGGATTGACCGTTTCCCATTTACGCTTTGGTCAAGAGCCAATCAAATCAAGCTTTTTAATTGAAACAGCTGATTTTGTTGCCTGCCATACTGCGGCGTATTTAAATCAATACGATCTCGTTAAAGGCTTGAAAAAAGGCGGTATTTTCTTGTTAAATACAGCTTGGGACGATGAACAACTTAGCAAAATGCTGCCAACTAAATTAAAGAAATACCTAGTTGAAAATGATATCCAATTTTATACCATTAATGCGGTTAAGTTAGCGAATGAAGTTGGATTAGGCCGACGGATCAATACAATTATGCAAACTGCTTTTTTCAAGGTAACAGAAATTATGCCGTTTGAGGAAGTCGTGGATTTGATGAAAGCTGATGCAATGGCGGTTTATGGGAAAAAATCTATTAAAATTGCAGAGACCAACCAAAAAGCGATTGATGCAGCAGTTGAATTAGTTCATAAAGTGACGATTCCTGAAAGTTGGGCAACGGAAGAAGTTAGTGAAGAAGAGCGAGACACAAGTCATTTGCCAAAATTTGTTTTCAATATTTTAGAACCGATGAATCGTCAAGAAGGAGATTCTTTAACAGTTAAAAACTTAATCGATAACAAGATGACAAGTGGCGAAATCCCAGTTGGTATGGCTGCTTATGAAAAACGTGGGGTTGCTTTAGAAGTCCCAGAATGGATTCCTGAAAATTGTACCATGTGTAATGAATGTGCCTTTGTTTGCCCTCATGCAGCGATTCGTCCGTTTTTAGCAGATGAAGAAGAAATGGAAGAAGCACCAGCTGGTTATATTGTACGGGATATCCGTGGAGCAGATGGATTGAACTACCGTATCCAAGTGGCAGTAGATGATTGTACAGGTTGTGGGTTGTGTGTGGCCGCTTGTCCGGCTAAAGAAAAAGCCATTCAAATGCGTCCATATGAAGAACAAAAAGAGCAAGCTGTTAACTGGGCGTTCTCAATGACGTTAAAAGCAAAAGCAAACCCATTTAAGAAAAATACAGTTAGAGGATCACAATTTGAACAACCGTTAATGGAATTTTCAGGCGCTTGTTCTGGTTGTGGTGAAACCCCTTATGTGAAATTGTTGACGCAATTATTTGGCGATCGAATGATGATTGCTAATGCAACAGGCTGTTCTTCTATTTGGGGAGGATCAAGTCCTGCAACTCCTTATACAACGAATAGTGAAGGTTGTGGCCCTGCGTGGTCAAACTCTTTATTAGAAGACAATGCTGAATATGGTTACGGAATGCATTTAGCAAATCAATCAAGACGGGAAGGCATTGCCCTTAAAATGATTGAAGCCATTGAAGCGGGTATTCCAAGTGATGGGTTAAAAGAAGCTTTTGAAAATTGGATGAATGGCATGCTTGAAGGTGAAGGGACTAAGGAACGTGCCAATGAGCTGTTATTTGCTCTGCTTCAAGAAAAAGAACAAGCGCCAATTTTGGAAGAGATTTATCAAGAGCGGAATCTTTTCATTAAACCGAGTCAATGGATGATTGGCGGCGACGGCTGGGCTTATGATATCGGCTTTGGCGGAATCGATCACGTTTTAGCGAGTGGCGAAGATGTAAATATGTTGGTGATGGATAACGAAGTTTACTCGAATACAGGCGGCCAAACATCAAAAGCAACCCCAACTTCTGCGATTGCAAAATTTGCAGCTAGTGGAAAGTACGCTTCTAAAAAAGATTTAGGGATGATGGCAATGAGTTACGGAAATGTATACGTGGCACAAATCGCTTTAGGAGCCAACCAAGCTCAAACGATTAAAGCTTTTGAAGAAGCTGAAAAATTCCCAGGCCCCTCATTGATTATTGCGTATACACCGTGTATTGTTCATGGTTTGGTAGGCGGTATGGGCAACGCCTTGAAGGAAACGAAGGAAGCAGTTGATTCTGGTTATTGGTCATTGTATCGCTTTAATCCGTTGTTAAGTGAAAAAGGGAAAATCCCAATGATTCTTGATTACAAAAAGCCTCAATTTGCGGATATGAAAGAATTTATGATGACCCAAACGCGCTTCTCATCTCTTTCAAAAGCCAATCCTAGCGTTGCAGATCATTTGTTTGAAAAAACGGTGGAAGACGCAAAAATACGCTTTTATAATTATGCTAGAATGACAGGTCAAGAAGAAAAAATTAAATCAAAACTCGAAAAAGAATAA
- a CDS encoding nucleoside phosphorylase, which yields MNTTHLKTVTSDDLGELTLLVGDPARVTLISQNWEQTRVVSQNRELTLVSGLWKGKRVSICSTGMGVGSTEIAVIELIQSGAKQFVRLGGCGAWSNDIQAGDLMFNHGMVRDKGMLASYVPDTYPATADPVLLGKLTAKAREDGFTSHVGLGMTTQSYYLGQGRDPQLSNGPKGDPAFMSFWQERHVLNCDMETAVLYLLASLYQIPAANCLVVHLSRMNQEKIEDTDYEILHQNAAELVLTACLT from the coding sequence ATGAATACCACTCATTTAAAAACCGTCACTTCCGATGATCTCGGTGAGCTTACTCTTTTAGTAGGAGACCCCGCTCGCGTGACACTCATCTCTCAGAATTGGGAACAGACACGAGTCGTCTCCCAAAATCGAGAACTCACTTTAGTCAGTGGCTTATGGAAGGGCAAAAGAGTTTCTATTTGTTCAACTGGAATGGGCGTAGGATCAACCGAAATTGCTGTAATCGAGCTGATTCAAAGTGGTGCTAAACAATTTGTTCGTTTAGGAGGATGTGGTGCTTGGAGTAACGACATTCAAGCAGGTGATTTAATGTTTAACCATGGAATGGTACGGGACAAAGGGATGCTAGCTAGTTATGTACCGGATACTTATCCTGCAACTGCTGATCCAGTTTTACTCGGAAAACTAACTGCAAAAGCAAGAGAAGATGGCTTTACTAGTCATGTTGGATTAGGCATGACCACGCAATCTTATTACTTAGGTCAAGGCAGAGACCCTCAACTTTCTAATGGACCCAAAGGAGATCCTGCTTTCATGTCTTTCTGGCAAGAGCGGCATGTGTTAAATTGTGATATGGAAACAGCTGTGCTTTATTTATTAGCCTCTCTCTATCAAATTCCTGCTGCTAATTGTTTAGTGGTACATCTTAGCCGTATGAATCAGGAAAAAATAGAAGATACAGACTATGAAATACTTCATCAAAATGCTGCTGAATTGGTGTTAACAGCTTGTTTAACATAA
- a CDS encoding lytic polysaccharide monooxygenase: MKKNLLKFVLTVTLVLGGVAAYTSTASAHGYVSSPASRIFKGTELGGTLNKDIGDAAYEPQSVENYKNTFMTGKLASAGISRFSLLDEQTAERWHKTDIKTGVQPFTWHLTAVHSTKSWDYYMTKQGWDPNQPLDIKNFELVTEQNDNGALPVVDPTQMVTIPSDRTGYHVILAVWNIGDTDKAFYQAIDVNVVK; this comes from the coding sequence ATGAAAAAGAATCTATTGAAATTTGTTTTAACGGTTACATTGGTATTAGGAGGAGTTGCAGCATACACATCAACAGCTTCAGCACATGGTTATGTTTCTTCACCTGCAAGTCGCATTTTTAAAGGAACTGAATTAGGTGGAACATTAAATAAAGATATTGGGGATGCCGCGTATGAACCACAAAGTGTCGAAAACTACAAAAATACTTTTATGACTGGTAAATTAGCAAGTGCAGGAATTTCTCGTTTTTCATTATTAGATGAACAAACAGCTGAAAGATGGCATAAAACAGATATTAAAACAGGTGTACAACCATTTACTTGGCATTTAACGGCAGTTCATTCAACTAAATCTTGGGACTACTACATGACTAAACAAGGTTGGGACCCAAATCAACCATTAGATATCAAAAATTTTGAATTGGTAACTGAACAAAATGACAATGGAGCATTGCCAGTTGTAGACCCTACACAAATGGTAACAATCCCATCAGACCGTACGGGATATCATGTTATTTTAGCAGTATGGAATATCGGAGATACTGACAAAGCTTTCTATCAAGCAATTGATGTGAATGTAGTAAAATAA
- a CDS encoding lytic polysaccharide monooxygenase, giving the protein MKNRLIKFILVAALVVGGLGIFTASASAHGYVSSPGSRAYKGSNLGGNLNANVGQAQWEPQSIETLKNTFISGKLASAGLTQFAPLDEQTATRWHKTDIKTGVQPITWTLTAKHSTTNWKYFMTKEGWNPNQPLDIKNFDLIGQVNDNGAIPTSPTTHNVTIPANRTGYHVIYAVWTINDTVNAFYQAIDVNVVK; this is encoded by the coding sequence ATGAAGAATCGGTTGATAAAATTTATTTTGGTGGCAGCATTAGTTGTTGGGGGATTAGGTATTTTCACAGCTTCAGCATCGGCACATGGATATGTATCATCACCAGGCAGTCGTGCCTATAAAGGCAGTAACTTAGGTGGTAATTTAAACGCAAATGTTGGACAAGCTCAATGGGAACCACAAAGTATTGAAACATTAAAAAACACTTTTATTTCTGGTAAATTAGCAAGTGCTGGTTTAACACAATTTGCACCGCTAGATGAACAAACCGCAACAAGATGGCATAAAACAGACATTAAAACAGGCGTTCAACCTATTACGTGGACATTAACAGCAAAACACAGCACAACTAATTGGAAATACTTTATGACAAAAGAAGGCTGGAACCCAAATCAACCATTAGACATTAAAAACTTTGATTTAATTGGTCAAGTGAATGATAATGGTGCGATTCCGACTTCACCAACTACCCACAATGTAACCATTCCAGCAAATCGCACAGGCTATCATGTAATCTATGCAGTATGGACAATCAATGACACGGTAAATGCATTCTACCAAGCGATTGATGTAAATGTTGTAAAATAA
- a CDS encoding Cof-type HAD-IIB family hydrolase, which yields MSHKIIFIDVDGTLCDDTGRVPESATTAIKAARKKGHLVYLCTGRSKSELNEEIMSIGFDGLIGAGGGYVESNGEVLSHLKFKEETMLDLIDFLDENGVAYYLESNDGLFSSLNCVTTMNEIVFSDINQASEDYQSLRSTLDVFCSYLTEKNDSIDYSTINKVSFINNQVPFEVVQEKFGTEFNVMRSTVPVFGKDSGEIVLKGIHKGVAITQLLEHLKEEVSRTMAYGDAHNDIEMFELVNVGVAMGNASEELKRIADDVTATHNRDGIYQSFKKYQLI from the coding sequence ATGAGTCATAAGATTATTTTTATAGATGTAGATGGGACGCTTTGTGACGATACTGGACGTGTACCAGAGTCAGCTACAACGGCGATTAAAGCAGCAAGAAAGAAAGGGCATTTGGTCTATTTATGTACAGGACGTTCAAAATCAGAGCTTAATGAAGAAATCATGTCGATTGGCTTTGATGGCTTAATAGGAGCTGGCGGAGGATATGTTGAAAGCAATGGTGAAGTTCTAAGTCATTTGAAATTTAAAGAAGAGACAATGTTAGATTTAATTGATTTTTTAGATGAAAATGGTGTGGCTTATTATTTAGAGTCAAATGATGGGTTATTTTCTAGCTTAAACTGTGTAACAACAATGAATGAAATTGTCTTTTCGGACATAAATCAAGCAAGTGAGGATTATCAAAGTTTAAGATCAACCTTAGATGTCTTTTGTAGTTATTTGACTGAAAAAAATGATTCTATCGATTATTCTACTATTAATAAAGTTTCCTTTATCAACAATCAAGTTCCTTTTGAAGTGGTTCAAGAAAAATTTGGGACTGAATTTAATGTGATGCGAAGTACGGTTCCTGTTTTTGGAAAAGACAGTGGCGAAATCGTCTTGAAAGGAATTCACAAAGGAGTTGCGATTACTCAATTGCTTGAACACCTTAAGGAAGAGGTTTCAAGAACCATGGCCTATGGCGATGCTCATAATGATATTGAAATGTTTGAGTTGGTAAATGTTGGAGTAGCAATGGGAAATGCAAGTGAGGAGTTAAAAAGAATTGCAGATGATGTGACTGCAACACACAATCGAGATGGTATCTATCAAAGTTTTAAAAAATACCAATTAATCTAA
- a CDS encoding ZinT/AdcA family metal-binding protein, with the protein MKKKMALVLVMIVAIVSAGCMKNEKTNKTETSSSQLEKKETETHTHHHATKASEGIFEDNEVKERSISDWQGSWKSIYPYLVDGSLEEVFKEKAKTGDKTVDEYKKYYEAGYKSNVDSIDIYANKIAYFIDGEWQEAEYESAGYQILTYESGKKGVRYLFTSKTEETQAPKYVQFSDHLIEPHKSGHFHIYMGNESHEALLTEMTNWPTFFPSKMSKKEIIHDLLYH; encoded by the coding sequence ATGAAAAAAAAGATGGCATTGGTTTTAGTAATGATAGTTGCAATTGTAAGTGCGGGATGTATGAAAAATGAAAAAACAAACAAAACTGAGACGTCTTCTAGTCAATTAGAAAAAAAAGAAACCGAAACACACACTCATCATCACGCCACAAAAGCAAGCGAGGGAATTTTTGAAGATAATGAAGTCAAAGAACGTTCCATTTCAGATTGGCAAGGCTCTTGGAAATCGATTTATCCCTATTTAGTGGATGGTTCACTAGAGGAAGTATTTAAAGAAAAAGCTAAGACGGGGGATAAAACTGTCGATGAATACAAAAAATATTATGAAGCAGGATACAAATCAAATGTAGATTCCATTGACATTTACGCTAATAAAATTGCTTATTTTATTGATGGTGAGTGGCAAGAGGCAGAGTATGAATCTGCAGGCTATCAAATTTTAACCTATGAATCGGGAAAAAAAGGAGTTCGTTATCTTTTTACTTCTAAGACAGAAGAAACACAGGCTCCAAAGTATGTTCAATTTAGCGATCACCTTATAGAACCTCATAAGAGTGGTCATTTTCATATCTACATGGGAAATGAGAGTCACGAAGCGTTGTTGACGGAAATGACTAATTGGCCGACGTTCTTCCCAAGTAAAATGAGTAAAAAAGAGATTATTCATGACCTGCTGTATCATTGA